The Myxosarcina sp. GI1 genome contains the following window.
AGAAAAATTGTTTTCAATGACGGAGAAACAACGGGGTTATTGGCATCATAAAGCAGAAGGTATCGAGCCTGGTACGCTTTACTATTATCAGCTAAACGGCGAGACATCCTATCCCGATCCTGCCTCCAATTTTCAACCAGAAGGAGTTCATAAGGCATCTGAGGTAATCGACCATAGCCAGATGAACTGGCAAGATGGTTCCTGGACTGGTGTTCCCCTCGATGAAATGATTATCTACGAACTACATATAGGAACTTTTACCGAAGAGGGAACCTTTAGCGCGATTATTCCCCGTCTGTCGGAGTTAAAAGAGTTGGGCGTAAATGCGATCGAAATTATGCCAGTTTCGCAATTTCCAGGCGATCGCAACTGGGGCTATGATGGGGTATATCCCTACGCGGTACAGAATTCTTACGGCAGACCAGAAGACCTCAAGAAGTTAGTTAACGAAGCTCACCAGCAAGGCATTGCGGTAATTTTAGACGTAGTTTACAATCATTTTGGTCCTGAAGGTAACTACACGGCTAGTTACGCTCCTTATTTTACCGAAACCTATCGTACTCCCTGGGGTAGCGCGATTAACTTTGACGATGCCCACAGCGACGGAGTAAGAGACTATGTGGTAAATAATGCTCTGTATTGGTTGGAAAATTATCACATCGATGCGTTAAGACTCGATGCCATTCACGCAATTTACGATCTTGGTGCCAAGCATATCTTGCAAGAAATGGCGGAAAAAGTCGAGCAGTTGTCGCAAAAGATAGGCAGAAAGTTTTATCTCATCGCCGAAAGCGATCTTAATGACGTGCGGGTAATTCGCCCAAAAAAGTCAGGCGGTTATGGAATTGATGCTCAGTGGAGTGATGATTTTCACCACAGTATCCGTACTCTACTTACTAAAGAATTAATCGGCTACTATCAAGATTTTGATACCTGTGACAAATTAGCCAAAGCCTATAAAAAAACTTTTGTTTATGACTGGCAATATTCCCAATTTCGCCAACGATATCATGGTAGCGATGCCAGCGATCGCCCTGGAGAACAGTTTGTAGTCTGCATTCAAAACCACGATCAGGTAGGTAACCGTATGTTAGGGGAGCGTTTGGCTACCCTGGTCGATTTTGAGTCTTTAAAACTAGCCGCAGGTGCCTTGATGGTTTCTCCCTATATTCCCTTACTGTTTATGGGAGAAGAATACGGCGAGGATAATCCTTTTCTTTATTTTGTCAGTCATAGCGACCCCGATTTAGTTAAAGCAGTACGGGAAGGTAGAAAGGCTGAATTTGCCGACTTTCACATTGAAGGAGAATATATCGATCCGCAAAGTACAGAAGCGTTTGAA
Protein-coding sequences here:
- the treZ gene encoding malto-oligosyltrehalose trehalohydrolase; translation: MIGSQYLGDGVCEFTLWSPVAERVAVKVVSPKEKLFSMTEKQRGYWHHKAEGIEPGTLYYYQLNGETSYPDPASNFQPEGVHKASEVIDHSQMNWQDGSWTGVPLDEMIIYELHIGTFTEEGTFSAIIPRLSELKELGVNAIEIMPVSQFPGDRNWGYDGVYPYAVQNSYGRPEDLKKLVNEAHQQGIAVILDVVYNHFGPEGNYTASYAPYFTETYRTPWGSAINFDDAHSDGVRDYVVNNALYWLENYHIDALRLDAIHAIYDLGAKHILQEMAEKVEQLSQKIGRKFYLIAESDLNDVRVIRPKKSGGYGIDAQWSDDFHHSIRTLLTKELIGYYQDFDTCDKLAKAYKKTFVYDWQYSQFRQRYHGSDASDRPGEQFVVCIQNHDQVGNRMLGERLATLVDFESLKLAAGALMVSPYIPLLFMGEEYGEDNPFLYFVSHSDPDLVKAVREGRKAEFADFHIEGEYIDPQSTEAFETSKLDWDKKNEGKHQTLWQFYQQLTLLRRTIPALKKLDKQNLTATAIESDRLILLHRWQDNSQIFSILNFADEAVNFTDNIPTGKWQKILDSADPKWMGNGASLPNAIESPEKLSIQPRSIAIYQQ